One region of Natronorubrum aibiense genomic DNA includes:
- a CDS encoding phosphotransferase family protein, with the protein MSDETYLDRLVDRDQLRSYLTDALGPADRLEVERVDAGHSNETLFVTWGGQELVVRRPPPGKTADTAHDVLREHHVVDALQETAVPVPTTVLACDDHEVMGSDFYVMEKLEGDVIRTEEPSWLARPDARRQLSTELVDTLAAIHDVDYEAVGLGEFGYPEGFTQRQVDRWGEQFEWARETTADHRDLPMLERITEWLQANVPEDHPETLVQGDYKLDNVMFAPADEGVTAGDDAAADARPEVIAVFDWELATLGDPFTDLGWMLSFWHDEDDPEPPVQGLYPTLTAREGYLTRSELIERYEAQTGRPFDNPRFYTVLATYKMGALGEMFFRRHLEGNSDDPLYPKMEDGVPRLLEQATAIVDGEYEI; encoded by the coding sequence ATGAGCGATGAGACGTATCTCGATCGGTTGGTCGACCGAGATCAGCTCCGGTCGTATCTTACGGATGCACTCGGTCCGGCCGATCGACTCGAGGTCGAACGCGTCGACGCCGGTCACTCGAACGAGACGCTGTTCGTGACGTGGGGCGGCCAGGAACTGGTCGTCAGGCGACCGCCGCCGGGGAAGACCGCCGACACGGCCCACGACGTCCTTCGGGAACACCACGTCGTCGACGCGTTACAGGAGACGGCCGTGCCGGTTCCGACAACCGTCCTCGCGTGCGACGACCACGAGGTCATGGGCAGTGATTTCTACGTGATGGAGAAACTCGAGGGCGACGTCATCCGTACCGAGGAGCCATCGTGGCTCGCGCGCCCGGACGCCCGCAGACAGCTCAGTACCGAACTGGTCGATACCCTCGCGGCGATTCACGACGTCGACTACGAAGCCGTTGGGCTCGGCGAGTTCGGCTATCCGGAGGGGTTCACGCAGCGACAGGTCGACCGCTGGGGCGAGCAGTTCGAGTGGGCACGAGAGACGACCGCCGACCATCGCGACCTCCCAATGCTCGAGCGGATCACGGAGTGGCTGCAGGCGAACGTCCCCGAAGACCACCCAGAAACGCTCGTGCAGGGCGATTATAAACTGGACAACGTGATGTTCGCCCCCGCGGACGAAGGGGTCACGGCGGGTGACGATGCGGCCGCCGACGCCAGGCCGGAAGTGATCGCCGTCTTCGACTGGGAACTGGCCACGCTCGGCGATCCGTTTACGGACCTTGGCTGGATGCTCTCGTTCTGGCACGACGAGGACGATCCCGAGCCACCCGTTCAGGGGCTGTATCCGACGCTTACGGCACGCGAGGGCTATCTCACACGCAGCGAGCTGATCGAGCGCTACGAGGCCCAGACCGGCCGTCCGTTCGATAATCCTCGCTTTTACACCGTGCTCGCGACCTACAAGATGGGCGCGCTCGGCGAGATGTTCTTCCGACGCCATCTCGAGGGCAACAGCGACGACCCACTGTATCCGAAGATGGAGGACGGCGTTCCGCGGCTGCTCGAGCAGGCGACGGCGATCGTCGACGGCGAGTACGAGATCTAG
- a CDS encoding SDR family NAD(P)-dependent oxidoreductase, with protein MSDLFDLSGRVALVTGGGRGIGRAIAVELANAGAAVVPSARSTDEIEAVADEIEANGGDALAVSADVTDPDAVTSAIDRAEAEFGNVDVVVNNAGFNPADALGRPEDVSTESFDRVLDVNLNGAYEVTTAAADSLLESDGGSVINVASVGGLVGLPRQHPYVASKHGLVGLTKSMSMDWAPDVRVNAIAPGYVATELTTGLQENEELRQSIIDRTPLERFAEPEEIAGPAVFLASDAASYVTGSVLAVDGGWTSR; from the coding sequence ATGAGTGATCTCTTCGACCTCTCCGGACGTGTCGCACTGGTAACCGGCGGCGGACGTGGCATCGGCCGCGCCATCGCCGTCGAACTCGCAAACGCCGGGGCCGCAGTGGTCCCGTCGGCCCGCTCGACCGACGAGATCGAAGCCGTGGCGGACGAGATTGAAGCCAACGGCGGCGACGCGCTCGCCGTTTCGGCTGACGTCACCGACCCGGATGCCGTCACGAGCGCCATCGACCGAGCCGAGGCCGAGTTCGGCAACGTCGACGTCGTCGTCAACAACGCCGGCTTCAACCCAGCAGACGCCCTCGGTCGGCCGGAGGACGTCTCGACCGAGAGCTTTGATCGGGTCCTCGACGTCAACCTCAATGGAGCGTACGAGGTGACGACGGCGGCGGCCGACTCGCTGCTCGAGAGCGACGGCGGCTCGGTCATTAACGTCGCTAGCGTCGGCGGATTGGTCGGCTTGCCGCGCCAGCACCCCTACGTCGCCTCGAAACACGGGCTCGTCGGCCTCACGAAGAGCATGTCGATGGACTGGGCACCCGACGTGCGCGTCAACGCGATCGCGCCGGGCTACGTCGCGACGGAACTCACGACCGGCCTGCAGGAAAACGAGGAACTTCGCCAGTCGATCATCGATCGCACGCCACTCGAGCGCTTCGCCGAGCCCGAAGAGATCGCCGGACCGGCGGTCTTCCTCGCGAGCGACGCTGCGAGCTACGTTACCGGATCGGTGCTCGCCGTCGACGGCGGCTGGACGTCGCGGTAG